The DNA region TAATTAGACGATGTTTTGATACAAGGTTGCCAAGGTTATCGGTCCGTTAACGTGTGATATCAGTTACATTCACGCTGACTGTCAATGAAGCGAAGAGATCGCGTTTATCattttgatcttgaaataaGAAGAAAGAAGATTTCTTCCTCTTTGGTTTGATTTCTAATAGTTGTTTCCTACAAGTCATCACCAGGAATGTCgatcaaaaatcattaaccGTGATTATGACACATTGGGCCAATCGAAGAATAAGAAGGGTTTGAAATGCTTCCTTTTACTTAGAGTTTCCCAGCAGCGGGCGTCTTGAAATAGGGAAAGAATTGTTCCTTTGAGCGGTTTgatcattgatatttatttgttgtttttcctAAACAAACCCACCGATCACACCTACCGGTCAAACCAACACGGAATGAAACAGATTTCTATTTTCCTTTATTGATTGGTTTGATTTATAATCATTTGTTGCGTCCCTAACCCCTTACATCATCAGCAATGATTAGTTACATTTAAATGATTAATATGCATTTTAATGATTAGCATGCATTTTAATCACAGCTTCATTGAAGTTAACGAGAATCACGTGATATAAATGGCCGGTTCTACAGAAATCTCTTTGATCTCCATAAAACGGTTACGGCAAACAAACTCTTCCAGAAGATATTGCACCTTCCATAATTCCACTGATAACATCATTAATTACCAATTTTGCTTCGTTTTTTTTCCAGAAGAGACCACGCGTACAACGAGTCGTTTAAAAATGCTGTCGAAATTCTTCCCTGAACTGCCGACGTCTTTCCTCGTGCACGTGTTAAATAGTTGCCACGATGACGTCAGTTTGGCCATTCAGAAACTCAGAGAAGGTACGTATCACATTAACAGCcggaagatggcagcacttaaTGTTGTTAAGGGTTCgttgtgtttatttttttttcagtttcacCCTCAGCTCCGTCGAGCAGCGCCTCCGACTCGTCCGGTCTCTACCAACCATTTCTTCCGTGGCCCCCGCCCTCGATCGGTCCGCGTCCGTCTCTCGGCGATCCCGGTCCGGTCACGCAGCCGCATCAGCTTTCCACTGTCTCCTGGCCACCGGCGTCGCATCACCAACTGGTGACTGCCGGTAACGCGTACCCGCCACCGCCACCTATATACACGTGTTACGAGTCACGTGCTAATATAGGTGGCGCCACGGTTATCGAGCCGGCCACCGACCTATCGCGTATGAAGTACCCGTATGAAGAGGTGAAATCGCACGACAAAGAAAAAGACCATTAATCACCGAAAAAAAAGTATTATCTTTGAAAATGTCCCATTTTCAGTGCACCGATCCGATAGTCCTAGTTTTCGGGAAGGACTGTAGCTCACGAGGCCTCACGCGGTGCTGCGTAGAGATAAAGAGGGCGTTACTTGTCACATAAAACAGTATTCTGACTATTGTGTCGATATCGATTTATTTCGTGCCTTAGAAAACACATTAAATGTCAATGAACTGAGTATTAAATGTTTAAAGAAACTCTCAATTTGCAGTGGAATTTAGGAGCAATGCAACCTCCACGTGTGGGTGGTACAGTCGGTTAGGTTGTGGGGCGGTTCCTCTGTCCAGTTGATCCTGCGGTTCACTGCGAATGGAGagtaaatatgtaaatatgactttattaaataaatcaataatctGCCGATGTATTAATTTTACATATCATTCTACTTAATAAATGTAGCTATCATATCAATTAGATAGGTATGTATGGCCcgcggatccagttccacagttttgtatATGGGAACCAAGttccactgtggaactggacacTGGGTGTAATATggttatttgttatatattgtGTACTGTGTAATGGACTCCGCAGAAGCAtttcatctgttgataaatgaaataaagttgtttaaaaatgtaaatcgCTTTTCAGAGTACATGGTATATAATTCTCCGATCAGAGGTTTGTTCGCTGTAGGTTTTAGAATTCCAACTTGAATATACTCATTTCCAGTGGTTTTGCAAAGgaagtttgtttaaatgacCCTCGGTCTTAGACCCCTTTGATCACTGATTTCTCACGATGCATACTTCTTTACTTCACTGAAATATTGCTGAACACTTTTTACTGGGTTGTCATAGTCTTTTGTCGTTTCAAGGAGTTCCACCTGTGATGTTTTGAGTTTCCACTCTGTGTTCGTCTTTTAAACGGTTCCACCCCGTGTTCTGAGTTTCCACCCTGTGTTCTGTGGTTCCACGCAACGGAAATATTCacctttttaaataaaaaaaaaaaacgggtCGGCGCGTGATGTTTATGTTATCATTTTCTTCGGCTCCCAATAAAAGTCGCATTTATTGCTTTGATtcataatctatttattaattaaaCAGCCAGACACGCGGACAGGGAATCGTCTGCGACCTCCGGCCGTTAATAACTACACCTGCTATGATGTATCACCCGCATGCGTTAATCGCAGACGACTCCCAATGCCCCAGACTTTACTAACTATCTTCTCTCCCCACTCATCTGCTGATGTCGTTATGGACGACAGCAAAAACGTCGCCACACGTGATACGTATTTTTGAAGATCTTTCggatccagagacaaattaaatctgtcacacaactgtgggactggatTCATAGAGACGAATTAaaccaacacaactgtggaattgggttcagagtcaaatacaacccacacaactgtggaactggattcatagagacaaattaaacccacacaactgtggaaatgggtcCAGAGTTACACCGTTGATTTTTGAACCGTGGTCGTGTCGACAAATAAACAAAGATACCACAAACAAAAACTAACCAGCGAACACGCATGCGCATAACTTTTTTTCGTGTTATCGGATTCGCGTCACGAACAAATAAATCATGGGGAGAATAATTAAAAATCGTTTAGCGAACCCTCGAACTTTGCAACGCGGTATAATATTCGTACTTGAATGCACTCGTCAGTGGTATGACTTGATTtcggattttaaaaaaatataggCCAAacgataaagaaaatataaaaataccaGCAAACCTAGATTATCTATTGTGGATTGGTTGCGGTTTTATTGGAATTTCAGTAAAAGTTTGCTTACAATGCCATCATTTTCCAGCGAACAAATTTGCTTAAATTCAATGAGAATACCTTTCTTTAAAACGCTGTCAATTTCGTTATAGCGCCATGATTGCCATTGCGATCCCAACAGTTGCAGCTTGGCAATATAACGGACTTTGACTGTAAGgcatagaaaatatcaaaatatctaatgtcGATTGGTTACGGTTCGGTTGGAATTGAaactatcaaaatatcaaaaacattgATCGATGATAGCCTGGAAAATTTACAATACATCTAGTTGAATATCGGTAATCCTTAATGCGAAGTGTTCTCTTTGGTTttatccagatttttcaacGAAGGCTTTAATTTTATCCGTGTTTTATCTCTTTAGAATATCCTGTCAAAAATCTTTGTGAAACCCTTTATCTGTGTATCTCAAAAGTGAATGGAATTGAATAACTGAATTTTCTTTGAAcgcaaaaaaaaagttttttggaGGCTTCCTCAATAAAATCCAATTAATCTTTTTAAATGCTTTGTTACTTTCGTTGTCCGCAATGCGTTAGGAGACACGCCCATGCAAAGCAGCGGTGAAGCTTTACGTGAAGCCCAAGGCCTAAAAACGCTGTAAGAGATTTGTCTTGCGGAGATGTTAAAAGCCGATATGAAGTTGtccattttttgttgaaaggTGACATTCGATTGTGACTTTTATGTCTGCCAGTCTAGACAGAAACGAGAGGGGGAGAGTTAGATGgtgattgaatgaatgagAAGAGGGGATATCAGAAAGGGGAGAGTAGATTGAGGCCGATAAGATAGGGGGTCTTTCGTCTAGTTTGTATACCTTGCATGGCTGGCACCGAAGTTAAAATTGTAAAAAGcaatatggaaaaacatgtgtTCCTAACAAACGAACAAGGATAAGGACTTAAGGATTAGGACCCGGGGCccagtttcataaaaatgattaaagcccgaatcgatttaagataatctgaagtaatgaagaaattaaatcgatttgagAGTTGAacgtttttgtgaaactgggcgcTGGGAATTAGTACTACGATTAGGACTGGGTTAAGGACTACAATTAGGACTACGGGATTAGTACTACGATTAGGACTGGGTTAAGGACTACAATTAGGACTACGGGATTAGTACTACGATTAGGACTGGGTTAAGGACTACAATTAGGACTACGGGATTAGGACTACGATTAGGACAAACTCTTGAAAACGAAGAAACCTACTATAACAAAATACACGGAGACGACGTGTGAACATTGAGTGGGGACAGAAGCCTTATAAATCCCTTCTTTGTAAAACAAAGTTGCCGTTTGACATTTCCATCATCTTCCAGAGTAGAAAAATACTATGGAGGCGATGaaagagagggggagaggacaGAGAGaagaggagggagaggaggaGAGACAGAGGAGTGAGCGGCAAAAATACTAAGAAGTAAAGATAactgaaattgaattattggAAGGTAATTAATTTCTCAGACTACACGAGAAGTTGTTAATTGaatagcgcatgcgcattgattaGTTTGTCTATTTTTGGTAAATCTagaatttattagaaatagataaaaagtaaatttctttGATATCAGATTCACCTGATACAAGTTATGAAGTATTCAACTTGGCTTTATTAGAATATCATAGCAGAGTGTTTTTAGGTAGAATCGGGCTTTAGGATAGTGCCTTTCTTCCGGGTTGAAACAAAACATATCGAAGTTCAAAAAGGTGCCCCACGATTTGTAGTTCCGCTGTCATAATAACCACTGGGTGTCTCGACTTGGTCTGTCCTCCTCACTGGGGTTGTTGGGGTTTGACAAAAAAGAATGCCTTGGAGAACCCGGGCATCGATCCCGGTACCTCTCGCATGCTAAGCGAGCGCTCTACCATCTGAGCTAGTTCCCCAGTGACAAAAAATGTCGTGTTGGGCGTATTTTGTTGTgttccacatgttttgttCACAAAAGGGAAAATGGTCAAATTTTATATAGAAGCAATTTGCGTAGGGAGCATTTGTGTTACGGAGTTCAATGTCTCCTAAAGGGTATCCAACAACTGCGAATTTCAGCCGAAATTATGTGggttcattttaataaattatttcgtcataaaatttgaattgtggGACTTCTAATTCGATTAACAATTCTGGAAGTTGTAAAAAGAAATCATCGTAATGAAAACGGTTGAATATCCAGAGATTGAAAGACAGCAGTAGCAAAAAACAGCAGGAACGAAGTCTCATTTTCACTAACGAGCAAACAATTTATCGATTATTCAAACGTTTTCGGGAGTTACGTTTTCCCTGTTCCGATGCACAAGTGTTTGATCAAAGAgtccgaaatatttcttttagttCTAATCCTAAATTTAGTCATCTTCAAGAATAATACCGAATCTATCTAAACACAATTCCTCAGTCAAAAGATTATTTACATATATGATCGTCTTTATAGATGTGATATATTCTTAATTAACCACGCACTCTGTACTCATAACGCAAAAGCTAATCTGGTAGGCCTAAATAACAAATCAAGTAAAGATGACACAAATATCAATCTTTGGAACTATTTGACAGTAGCGCACTGACACTGCTGCGGTATTTAGgatatattgttgtttttgttaagGCGCAGAATATCAAAAAAGTACTGACATTATCAGCGCTTAATTCAAGTGGATAGCACTGTTACAAGTGGACAATATGCCAATCAAACTAAATATCGATTTTTCTGTACTAAGTAACACTAGTAATGACACTAACTAGAGATTTAGTTATCTGAATTATGTAACTAGTAAATGTGAtaagtgaaatgataaatcataagcaATTCTCTTCAGTGAGATTTACTAGTGAGGGGTTTACCTGGTGCATACAAGGTCCACAACACTTGTGTAGCAATTGTCCTTTCCTCAGTTGCGTGACTTAATTTgatctgaacccagttccacagttgtgtgggtttgatttgactctgaacccagttccacagttttgggaTATGATTTTAGGCTCCATCTCTATCTATCCTTGTTGTCCTCTAAATGTTATTTGTTCCAATTCAAGGTTTGAAGTTTCGTAAgaaaaaactttgaaaagaATCTACAACACAAACCACTTTATTACAAGTATActtcaatatattttttctaagtACAGAATTGCAAGTTAGATACTCTATACAGTGACACCCAAAGCAACATCGACGTAAATGTACATCACGAAGGCTGAGACTATACTGCACATGCACATTTACAACGAACATTTAACACGACAGCTGTCTAACACAGTCATGTTCACAATTAACAGTTATTCGATGATTTTACAGTAGAATGTTTTGGGACCAACAAAGTTCATCCAGTCTACGAGAAATCCGGATTGagtcattttcttgtatataatcaaacaaataaactgCAATTAATATAGTCCGGATTGGACAAAAATCCGGACTAAAcgggtttgactgtattaaCAAATATCAAGTTATTTCATAGTAGCAATTTATTACGATCTATGTAAGAGTCCAGTATCGGGTGTGTCGCCTTTCACGAGGGCTTGAATCTGTTTGAAATGTGGATGATCCTTATCGCCGAGTAGTTGAAACAGGACCGATTCGCTGGTGGTAATAATAGCCCCGAACTGGCGTAATCTCTACAAATATACAACCGAtaaaagagagagagataagGTGAGATTTATTATATTCCCAGATATTAATGTTTAGTTTTCCGGTCAGACGGCACCACCGTACAGACATGgtcaaaataatgataataataatcaatagatATATTAAATATATCGAGGACTCGAGGAAATGCAGCCAATTTTCTTACGTCGAATGCGATGAGTCGATCTGATTGAAATCTTGACGACGTCGCATCAGCGACAATATGAACTTTAATGCCTTTCGACATCAAATCGATAGCAGTTTGTTGTATGCACACGTGCGTCtgaaatttaatttgaaaCGAACTATAGGTTGACATGAGATTGTGAGACATCTTGCAGTTAGGTCTAAAAGTTTGCAGTCAAGAAGGAATCCTGGAAGATTTAAAGTTAAATGCATCTGATAGAttggcagcagcagcggcagcagcagcagcactagCAGCAGCTGGCCTCAGTTCGCAGTCCAGGAATTTGTCTAGTTCCACTGAGTTAGGCCCATAATCCTTCAACCAAACCCGAACCTACAACCAACATGCTGTAACCTAACCCAGGTTCACTTCAGCCCAGCCTAGCCCTCAATACGGTATCAAGAAAGGCTCACAATACCTTGCATAACTTATTGAAA from Tubulanus polymorphus chromosome 12, tnTubPoly1.2, whole genome shotgun sequence includes:
- the LOC141914017 gene encoding uncharacterized protein LOC141914017; this encodes MPKDVTSVITNAAGGAASKRLRSPKCSRCRNHGVIAELKGHKRYCRWRDCRCVKCLLINERQRVMAAQVALRRQQEQEVAMGLCVPIPISTLDGGTASSENTTFSPSKLKRLALLHGNCITQEETTRTTSRLKMLSKFFPELPTSFLVHVLNSCHDDVSLAIQKLREVSPSAPSSSASDSSGLYQPFLPWPPPSIGPRPSLGDPGPVTQPHQLSTVSWPPASHHQLVTAGNAYPPPPPIYTCYESRANIGGATVIEPATDLSRMKYPYEEVKSHDKEKDH